CCCCGGTGACGCCATGACGCGCGTGGTGGTCACCGGGGCCAGCGGCACCCTGGGCCGCGCCCTGCTGCCGCTGCTGCAGGCCAGCGGGGCCGAGGTCGTGGCCCTGAGCCGCCGGGCCGGGCCTGCCGCCCCCGGCCTCACCTGGGCCGCCGTGGACCTGATCCAGCCCGGCGCGCTGGCGGGCGTGCTGCGCACCGGCGACGTGGTGGTGCATCTGGCCACCCAGCCCCTGAAGGCCGGCGCCGATGTGGCCCTGACCCGGCAGGTGGTGCAGGCCGCGCGGGCGGCGGGCGCAGCCCACCTCGTCTACATGAGCATTGCGGGCCTGGAAAGGCTGCAGGGCGCGCCCTATTACCGCGACAAGTGGGCGGCTGAGCGGCTGGTGGACGGCAGCGGGATGCCCTACACCATTCTGCGCACCACCCAGTTTCACGAGTTCGTGGACGAGCTGCTGCGCCGCCTGACCCTGCCTGTGCCGGGCCTGGGCCCACTGACGCTGCTGCCCGCCGGGGTGACGCTGCGGCCCCTGGCCGCAGGGGCGGCGGCTGAGCGCCTGTGCGCCCTGAGCCTGAAGGCCCCGGCGGGCCGGGTGGCCGACCTGTGCGGCCCCGAAGCCCTCAATTTCCCCGAGCTGGCGCGGGCGCGTGGCCGGCGCCGGGTGCTGAGCCTGCCGCTGCCTGTGCCCATCTTCCGGGCGTGGCGCGGCGGCGCGGCGGTGCCCACGGCGGCCCAGCCGGTGGGCCGCACCTGGGCCCAGTGGAGCGCTGGACGGTGAGCAGCTGAACAGTCAGTTGGACGGACCTGAATTCGCCGAGGCCGCCTGCGCCTGCTGGTCTTCCAGGGCCTTATAGGCGCACACCGCCGCCAGGGCCGCGACCTCCAGCGGGACGCCGCCCGTGGTCAGGTCCACATCCTTGCCTTCAAACCGGCCTCCAATGCGGCCGTGCAGGCGCGCGCCGTCCTGGGTCAGGGCCACGTCCTTGCCGTCCAGGCGGCCCGAGAAGCGGCCCTGGACCTGGGCGCCGCCCAGCTGCAGGTGCACGTCGTCTCCGTCGATGCGTCCGCCCAGGCGAACGTGAACAGCCTGGGGGCTTAGCTCCCCCACGGCGTCAAAGCCCGCGAAGGTGCCGCCAATACGCCCCTCCACGCCCCCGGCGTTCACGCTGAGCTCAATGTCCTTGCCCTCAAAGCGCCCGCCGATGCGGCCCGAAAGCTGCCGACCATCCCAGCTGGCGTGCAGATCGTAGCCCAGAGAAACGCCCCCGATGCGGCCGTGCAGTTCACCCATGCCCGGCAGTACGCGCCGGGGGGGCCGCCGGTTGCGCCGCCAGCGCCACCCCCAGCACGCACAGCGCCAGCCCGAGCAGCGACCACCACCCCAGGCGCTCGCCGTACAGCACGAAGGCTTCCAGCACCGCCAGCGGCGGCACCAGATAGAACAGGCTGCCCACCTGCGCCGCTGGCAGGTCGCGCAGCAGCCGCATGAGCAGCAAAATGGCCCCCACCGACAGCACCAGCACCAGCCACGTCAGCGACAGGATGAATTCGGTGTTCCAGTGGATGGTGCCCCCGCCCTGGGCCAGCAGGAGGCCGCCCACCAGCCCGGCACTG
This region of Deinococcus multiflagellatus genomic DNA includes:
- a CDS encoding SDR family oxidoreductase, which gives rise to MTRVVVTGASGTLGRALLPLLQASGAEVVALSRRAGPAAPGLTWAAVDLIQPGALAGVLRTGDVVVHLATQPLKAGADVALTRQVVQAARAAGAAHLVYMSIAGLERLQGAPYYRDKWAAERLVDGSGMPYTILRTTQFHEFVDELLRRLTLPVPGLGPLTLLPAGVTLRPLAAGAAAERLCALSLKAPAGRVADLCGPEALNFPELARARGRRRVLSLPLPVPIFRAWRGGAAVPTAAQPVGRTWAQWSAGR